The Eleutherodactylus coqui strain aEleCoq1 chromosome 6, aEleCoq1.hap1, whole genome shotgun sequence genome window below encodes:
- the CDCA4 gene encoding cell division cycle-associated protein 4 isoform X1, translating to MPLLLLFTPLQGTMFTRGIKRKCFDPEVIDGSLVDIKTLPSYTLERQSMLDMSLVKLQLCHMLVEPNLCRSVLIANTVRQIQEEMTQDGSWQFFHAHQTDHAAPLDRLVSTEILCRSSKDQAEEKHIDDAYITYSEELEVQETQEISELSTVTSVKAVQNSSTGFWEIESPQENRANLQKSLDHIFETLENRNTNSMEDLFSEVDTSYYDLDTVLTGMMGNSKLGHCDVLESLSQSTSPTHCKAELNEIDHIVEILVES from the coding sequence ATGCCTCTTCTCCTTCTGTTTACCCCCTTACAGGGCACCATGTTTACTCGAGGAATTAAAAGAAAGTGTTTTGATCCAGAAGTGATTGACGGGTCCTTGGTCGACATAAAGACTCTTCCTTCTTATACTCTAGAACGTCAGTCTATGTTAGACATGTCGTTAGTAAAGCTTCAGCTGTGCCACATGCTGGTAGAACCTAACCTCTGCCGTTCAGTGCTCATTGCCAACACGGTAAGGCAGATACAAGAGGAAATGACTCAAGATGGCAGCTGGCAGTTTTTCCACGCCCATCAAACCGATCACGCGGCTCCCTTGGATCGTCTTGTGTCTACAGAAATCCTATGTCGCTCCTCTAAGGATCAGGCTGAAGAGAAACACATCGATGATGCCTATATTACATATAGCGAAGAGTTGGAGGTTCAAGAGACTCAGGAGATTTCTGAACTCTCAACGGTCACCTCGGTTAAAGCCGTGCAAAACAGTTCAACTGGCTTTTGGGAGATTGAAAGTCCACAAGAAAATAGAGCGAACCTTCAAAAATCCTTAGATCATATATTTGAAACTTTGGAAAATAGAAATACAAATTCAATGGAAGACTTGTTTTCTGAAGTTGACACTTCCTATTATGACCTTGATACTGTGCTAACGGGGATGATGGGAAATTCTAAATTGGGCCATTGCGATGTGCTCGAGAGCTTATCTCAGTCAACTTCGCCCACCCACTGCAAGGCAGAGCTCAATGAGATCGATCACATTGTGGAGATTCTTGTGGAATCTTGA
- the CDCA4 gene encoding cell division cycle-associated protein 4 isoform X2: protein MFTRGIKRKCFDPEVIDGSLVDIKTLPSYTLERQSMLDMSLVKLQLCHMLVEPNLCRSVLIANTVRQIQEEMTQDGSWQFFHAHQTDHAAPLDRLVSTEILCRSSKDQAEEKHIDDAYITYSEELEVQETQEISELSTVTSVKAVQNSSTGFWEIESPQENRANLQKSLDHIFETLENRNTNSMEDLFSEVDTSYYDLDTVLTGMMGNSKLGHCDVLESLSQSTSPTHCKAELNEIDHIVEILVES, encoded by the coding sequence ATGTTTACTCGAGGAATTAAAAGAAAGTGTTTTGATCCAGAAGTGATTGACGGGTCCTTGGTCGACATAAAGACTCTTCCTTCTTATACTCTAGAACGTCAGTCTATGTTAGACATGTCGTTAGTAAAGCTTCAGCTGTGCCACATGCTGGTAGAACCTAACCTCTGCCGTTCAGTGCTCATTGCCAACACGGTAAGGCAGATACAAGAGGAAATGACTCAAGATGGCAGCTGGCAGTTTTTCCACGCCCATCAAACCGATCACGCGGCTCCCTTGGATCGTCTTGTGTCTACAGAAATCCTATGTCGCTCCTCTAAGGATCAGGCTGAAGAGAAACACATCGATGATGCCTATATTACATATAGCGAAGAGTTGGAGGTTCAAGAGACTCAGGAGATTTCTGAACTCTCAACGGTCACCTCGGTTAAAGCCGTGCAAAACAGTTCAACTGGCTTTTGGGAGATTGAAAGTCCACAAGAAAATAGAGCGAACCTTCAAAAATCCTTAGATCATATATTTGAAACTTTGGAAAATAGAAATACAAATTCAATGGAAGACTTGTTTTCTGAAGTTGACACTTCCTATTATGACCTTGATACTGTGCTAACGGGGATGATGGGAAATTCTAAATTGGGCCATTGCGATGTGCTCGAGAGCTTATCTCAGTCAACTTCGCCCACCCACTGCAAGGCAGAGCTCAATGAGATCGATCACATTGTGGAGATTCTTGTGGAATCTTGA